The Alphaproteobacteria bacterium genomic interval GGCCGATGTTTTGCTGAAGCACCCGCATGTGTGGGTGTTGACCGACGATATCTATGAACATCTGGTCTATGACGGGTTTGAATTTACGACCATGGCGCAGATCGAACCGCGTTTGTATGACAGAACGCTGACCATGAACGGCGCTTCCAAGGCCTATAGCATGACGGGCTGGCGTGTCGGTTTTGCCGGCGGCCCGAAAGACCTGATTGCCCGCATGACGGAAATCCAGGGCCATTCGACCAGCAATGCTTGTTCCATCAGTCAGGCGGCGGCGGTTGCGGGGCTAAACGGTTCGCACGATTTTCTCAATGACTGGCGTGCCGCTTACGTGCGCCGCCGTGACATGGTGATCGAAAAGTTGAACGCGTGCGAAGGCATCACCTGCGTCAAGCCGGAAGGCGCGTTCTATGTCTATCCCAATTGCGAAGGGTTGATCGGCCGCCAAGCGCCGGATGGCGACGTGCTGAAGAATGACGAGGATGTCTGTAATTATTTCCTGAAAGCCGAAGGGGTCGCGGTTGTGTTTGGCGCGGCTTTTGGCCTCAGCCCGTGCTTCAGGGTTTCCTATGCCGCTTCCGACAAATCGCTTGAAGAGGCTTGCAGGCGCATCGAACGCGCCTGTAGCAAGCTTTCCGCCAGAAAAGCGGCGTGAGGTTGCACGCTGCCGTCATATAGTTTAGAATAGTTCTAAATAATCGCCACGACATGCACCACGTAAGGAGAGAGTGATGGCAGTAAAGAAGAAACAGGTAGCTTCCGGAGCCGCGATGGTGGCAACACTACGCCGTGTGCTGGCGGATACTTATGTCTTGGCCGTGAAAACACACGGCTATCATTGGAACGTGACCGGCAAACAGTTCGTGGAACTGCACACGCTGTTCGAAACGCATTACACCGCATTGTTCCTTGCCGCCGATATGGTGGCCGAGCAAATTCGCGCCAAGGGCCAGATGGCCCCGACCGGCATGAAGCAGATGCTTGATGCCACGGCGGTGAAGGAAGCGCCTGCCAAGCCGCAGGACGCCAAGGGCATGATTAAAGATTTGATCGTCAGCCACACCAAGATGGTGGATGATCTGAAAGGCGGGATAGACCTTGCGGCGGAAACCGGCGACAAGGCGAGCGAAGATTTACTAACGGGTCGCCTGCGCGATCATGATAAAACCGTGTGGATGCTGAAAAGCCTTTTGGCCTGATACAAAGATTGCCATGAATTCCTTGGGGTTCGATAAGCCGCCCGCGGAAACGCGGGTGGTGGTTGCCATGTCCGGCGGGGTTGACAGTTCTGTCACCGCCGCGCTTTTGCGCGAGCAGGGCTATGATGTTGTAGGCATTACGTTGCAGCTTTATGACCATGGCATGGCGGTGGCGCGCAAGGGCGCGTGCTGCGCCGGGCAGGATATTTACGATGCCCGCCGCGTGGCCGAGCGTATCGGTATTCCGCACTATGTGCTGGATTACGAAAATGCTTTCAAACAAAGCGTGATCGACGATTTCGCCGACAGCTATCTGCGCGGCGAAACACCAATTCCCTGTGTCAAATGCAACCAGAGCGTGAAGTTCCGCGATTTGCTTGCGACCGCGCGCGAGCTGGGGGCCGAAGCGCTGGCCACCGGCCATTATGTGCAGCGCGTGATGGGTGAAGCGGGGCCCGAATTGCATGCGGCAACCGATGCCACGCGCGACCAGAGTTATTTTCTGTTCGCGACCACGCGCGACCAGCTCGGTTTCCTCCGCTTTCCGCTCGGCGGCATGCCGAAAAGCGAAGTGCGCGCACTGGCCGAACGGTTCGATCTGCCGGTCGCGGCCAAGCCGGATAGCCAGGATATCTGTTTCGTACCGAACGGCGATTACGCCAGCGTGGTCGGCAAGCTGCGCCCCGGCGCGATCGACCCCGGCGAGATTGTTGATATGCAGGGCAATGTGCTGGGCCGCCACGAAGGCATCATCAACTTTACGGTGGGGCAGCGCCGCGGGCTCGATATCCATGACCGCGCCGGGGAAAGCAACGAACCGCTTTACGTGCTCCGGCTCGATGCGGCGCGCAAGCGCGTAATCGTCGGGCCGCGCGAGGCACTCGGGCAAACCGAAATTCACTTGCGCGATCTCAATTGGCTCGGTGCGCCGGTGCCGGAAGGCGGCGCGCGCGTGCAGGTGCGGTTGCGTTCCACCCAGCCGCCGGCGGCGGCTACCATTGCCGCGCGCGGCGATACGGGTGCCGTGATCACGCTCGATGAGCCCGTGATGGGTGTGGCCCCGGGGCAGGCGGGTGTTATATATCAGGGCGCGCGGGTGCTTGGC includes:
- the mnmA gene encoding tRNA 2-thiouridine(34) synthase MnmA, producing MNSLGFDKPPAETRVVVAMSGGVDSSVTAALLREQGYDVVGITLQLYDHGMAVARKGACCAGQDIYDARRVAERIGIPHYVLDYENAFKQSVIDDFADSYLRGETPIPCVKCNQSVKFRDLLATARELGAEALATGHYVQRVMGEAGPELHAATDATRDQSYFLFATTRDQLGFLRFPLGGMPKSEVRALAERFDLPVAAKPDSQDICFVPNGDYASVVGKLRPGAIDPGEIVDMQGNVLGRHEGIINFTVGQRRGLDIHDRAGESNEPLYVLRLDAARKRVIVGPREALGQTEIHLRDLNWLGAPVPEGGARVQVRLRSTQPPAAATIAARGDTGAVITLDEPVMGVAPGQAGVIYQGARVLGGGWIAAANEYRLTA
- a CDS encoding DNA starvation/stationary phase protection protein, whose amino-acid sequence is MAVKKKQVASGAAMVATLRRVLADTYVLAVKTHGYHWNVTGKQFVELHTLFETHYTALFLAADMVAEQIRAKGQMAPTGMKQMLDATAVKEAPAKPQDAKGMIKDLIVSHTKMVDDLKGGIDLAAETGDKASEDLLTGRLRDHDKTVWMLKSLLA
- a CDS encoding aminotransferase class I/II-fold pyridoxal phosphate-dependent enzyme; amino-acid sequence: MYDKFFAARLNRVKASPTMAITAKAAEMKAAGKDIIALSAGEPDFDTPDHIKDAARKAIDEGKTKYTPVGGTAELKQAVIAKFKRNNGLEYQPNQILVSSGGKQILFNALLATVNPGDEVIIPAPYWVSYPDMVNLCEGQPVFVETRTENGFKMTGAELERVITPRTKWLILNSPSNPSGATYTRAELRALADVLLKHPHVWVLTDDIYEHLVYDGFEFTTMAQIEPRLYDRTLTMNGASKAYSMTGWRVGFAGGPKDLIARMTEIQGHSTSNACSISQAAAVAGLNGSHDFLNDWRAAYVRRRDMVIEKLNACEGITCVKPEGAFYVYPNCEGLIGRQAPDGDVLKNDEDVCNYFLKAEGVAVVFGAAFGLSPCFRVSYAASDKSLEEACRRIERACSKLSARKAA